In Lascolabacillus massiliensis, a single genomic region encodes these proteins:
- the pyrI gene encoding aspartate carbamoyltransferase regulatory subunit, with translation MGKALQVAALENGTAIDHIPTEALFKVVSLLQLQRLDNRITIGNNLNSNKMGSKGLIKVSDKFFKEDEINRIALVAPNVKLNIIRNFEVVEKKEVILPDEIIEIVKCNNPKCISNNEPMKTRFHVTDKEKVEIQCHYCEIKIKKEDIVLI, from the coding sequence ATGGGAAAAGCATTACAAGTTGCCGCACTTGAAAACGGTACAGCAATTGATCATATTCCAACTGAGGCATTATTTAAAGTCGTCTCCCTGCTTCAGTTGCAGAGACTTGACAACCGTATTACAATTGGTAATAACTTAAACAGTAACAAGATGGGATCTAAAGGTCTAATCAAAGTCTCTGATAAGTTTTTCAAGGAAGATGAGATTAATCGTATTGCTTTAGTTGCACCGAATGTAAAACTAAATATTATCCGTAATTTTGAGGTGGTTGAAAAGAAAGAAGTTATCTTACCGGACGAAATTATTGAGATCGTTAAGTGCAATAATCCCAAATGTATCTCCAATAATGAACCAATGAAGACCAGATTCCATGTTACTGATAAAGAAAAAGTGGAAATACAGTGTCATTACTGCGAGATTAAAATTAAAAAAGAGGATATCGTTTTAATATAG
- the pyrB gene encoding aspartate carbamoyltransferase, with the protein MQARSLVNIGDYDQSDIFRILESATKFKENPNRDLLKGRVCATLFFEPSTRTRLSFETAVNRLRGRIIGFSDSATSSSTKGESLKDTIMMVSNYADLIIMRHHLEGSARYASEISPVPVINAGDGSNQHPTQTMLDLFTIYETQGTLENLTITIVGDLKYGRAVHSLIQGLSYFNPTFNFVAPEELHIPEKYKLFCDEKNIPYREYTNFSAESINSADILYMTRVQKERFTDLMEYEKVKNVYVLHNEMLSKSKENLKVLHPLPRVKEIDQNVDENPKAYYFQQAKNGMYTRQAIICDLMGISVI; encoded by the coding sequence ATGCAGGCCAGAAGTTTAGTCAACATCGGTGATTATGATCAGTCGGATATTTTTCGTATTCTAGAAAGTGCAACTAAATTTAAAGAGAATCCAAACCGTGATCTGTTGAAAGGTAGAGTATGTGCCACTCTATTTTTTGAACCATCTACACGAACACGCTTAAGTTTTGAAACCGCAGTGAATCGTTTGAGAGGAAGAATTATTGGATTCTCTGATTCAGCTACAAGTAGTTCAACTAAAGGTGAGTCACTAAAAGACACCATCATGATGGTCAGTAACTATGCCGACTTAATAATAATGCGACATCATTTGGAAGGATCTGCCCGCTATGCTTCTGAAATTTCACCAGTACCTGTTATAAATGCTGGTGATGGATCGAATCAGCATCCTACACAAACAATGCTTGATCTGTTTACTATTTACGAAACACAAGGTACTCTTGAGAACCTCACAATAACGATTGTAGGAGATCTGAAGTATGGTCGCGCTGTTCATTCTCTGATACAGGGTTTATCGTACTTCAATCCCACTTTTAACTTTGTTGCACCTGAGGAGTTGCATATTCCCGAGAAATACAAGTTGTTCTGCGACGAAAAAAATATTCCTTACAGAGAATACACTAACTTCTCGGCCGAATCTATAAATAGTGCTGATATTCTATATATGACAAGGGTACAGAAAGAGAGATTTACAGATCTAATGGAGTATGAAAAAGTCAAGAATGTCTATGTTCTTCACAATGAAATGTTATCAAAATCTAAAGAAAATCTTAAAGTATTGCATCCATTGCCAAGAGTTAAAGAGATAGATCAGAATGTTGATGAGAACCCAAAAGCATATTATTTCCAACAAGCAAAAAACGGAATGTACACCCGACAGGCTATAATATGTGATCTAATGGGAATAAGTGTGATTTAA
- a CDS encoding saccharopine dehydrogenase family protein has protein sequence MGKVLIIGAGGVGTVVANKVAQNSNVFTDIMLASRTKSKCDDIAESVKERTGITIKTARVDADNVPELVALMNEFKPEIVINVALPYQDLTIMDACLEAGVNYLDTANYEPKDEAKFEYKWQWAYKDKFEKAGLTAILGCGFDPGVTSIFTAYAAKHHFDEIHYLDIVDCNAGDHGKAFATNFNPEINIREVTQKGKYWENGEWIETEPHEIHKPLTYPEIGPKESYVIYHEELESLVKNFPTLKRARFWMTFGQEYLTHLRVIQNIGMARIDEVEYNGQKIVPIQFLKAVLPDPGELGENYTGQTSIGCRIKGVKDGKERTYYIYNNCSHEEAYKETGAQGVSYTTGVPATIGAMMFMQGIWKKPGVFNVEEFNPDPFMEQLKIQGLPWLELFDIDLEV, from the coding sequence ATGGGAAAAGTACTTATTATTGGTGCCGGAGGTGTTGGTACAGTGGTAGCCAATAAGGTTGCACAGAACAGCAATGTTTTTACAGATATCATGTTAGCAAGCCGCACAAAAAGTAAATGTGATGATATTGCAGAAAGTGTAAAAGAAAGAACCGGTATAACAATTAAAACTGCCAGAGTTGATGCGGATAATGTTCCTGAATTAGTTGCACTAATGAATGAGTTTAAACCCGAAATTGTTATAAATGTTGCTCTTCCTTATCAGGACCTAACAATAATGGATGCCTGTTTGGAAGCGGGTGTAAACTACTTGGACACCGCAAATTACGAACCAAAGGATGAGGCAAAGTTTGAGTATAAGTGGCAATGGGCATACAAAGATAAATTTGAGAAAGCAGGATTAACAGCAATTCTTGGTTGTGGATTCGATCCAGGAGTTACTAGTATATTTACTGCATACGCTGCGAAACATCATTTTGATGAGATTCATTACCTCGACATTGTAGATTGTAATGCCGGTGATCATGGAAAAGCATTTGCTACGAACTTCAATCCGGAGATAAATATTCGTGAAGTAACTCAGAAAGGGAAATACTGGGAAAATGGAGAGTGGATTGAAACAGAGCCACATGAAATACATAAACCTCTCACCTACCCTGAAATAGGACCAAAAGAATCATACGTAATATATCACGAAGAGCTGGAGTCACTAGTGAAAAACTTTCCAACCCTTAAACGTGCTCGTTTCTGGATGACTTTTGGTCAGGAGTATCTTACCCATCTTCGTGTAATTCAGAATATAGGTATGGCTCGTATTGATGAAGTTGAATATAATGGTCAAAAGATAGTTCCTATTCAATTTCTTAAGGCGGTGTTACCTGATCCGGGTGAACTGGGAGAAAACTATACCGGTCAAACATCGATTGGCTGCCGTATAAAAGGAGTAAAAGATGGTAAAGAAAGAACCTATTATATATATAATAACTGCAGTCACGAAGAAGCTTATAAAGAAACAGGTGCTCAGGGTGTAAGCTATACTACTGGGGTTCCGGCTACAATAGGAGCTATGATGTTTATGCAGGGAATTTGGAAAAAACCGGGAGTTTTTAATGTTGAAGAGTTTAATCCGGATCCGTTTATGGAACAATTAAAAATTCAGGGACTTCCCTGGCTTGAGTTGTTTGACATTGACCTGGAGGTTTAA
- a CDS encoding mechanosensitive ion channel family protein, with protein MLLLATALIIVVFIVQNITRYILRLILNRSAKITKIPILTHLEKRRFPHYLAMVLPFSIVKGSIPIVFDQFPKLMNFMNKAADVYLIFYIIWLIMSVINAASDTIRLKPSLRDKPLDSYVQVIKIVFYIIGFIILFSILTGQDTTTVIAGLGAGSAILMLIFKDSILGFVASLQVSANDMVRIGDWITMPKYGADGDVIQITLTTVKVRNFDKTITTLPPYALVSDSFQNWRGMQETGGRRLKRSVHIKQSTIRFIRPDELEHLYKIELISEYVKTKVKEIDKYNKENSVDKSLLINGRNLTNIGLYRQYIYNYLKSHPKVHKELLLIVRQLQPNEKGMPLELYFFTATTAWVEYEAIVSDIFDHITSAAVYFELELFEDLSND; from the coding sequence ATGTTATTATTAGCAACTGCTTTGATTATTGTGGTATTTATTGTTCAAAACATAACCCGATATATATTACGACTGATTTTAAACAGATCTGCAAAAATCACTAAGATTCCAATTCTTACTCATCTTGAAAAAAGACGATTTCCGCATTATTTGGCAATGGTCCTACCATTCAGTATAGTTAAAGGATCTATTCCTATAGTGTTCGACCAATTTCCCAAGCTAATGAATTTTATGAATAAGGCTGCAGATGTCTATTTGATATTCTATATCATCTGGCTTATCATGTCAGTAATTAATGCTGCCTCTGATACAATACGATTAAAACCAAGTCTGAGAGATAAACCACTTGATAGTTATGTCCAGGTTATCAAGATTGTCTTTTACATTATAGGATTTATTATACTGTTCTCAATTCTCACAGGACAAGATACAACTACAGTTATCGCAGGCCTGGGTGCCGGATCAGCAATATTAATGTTAATTTTTAAAGATTCCATTTTGGGTTTTGTTGCCAGTCTGCAAGTAAGTGCTAATGATATGGTTAGAATTGGTGATTGGATAACGATGCCAAAATATGGTGCTGATGGTGATGTCATTCAAATAACGCTAACAACAGTTAAAGTTAGGAATTTTGATAAAACAATAACCACCTTACCTCCATATGCATTGGTATCAGATTCCTTTCAAAATTGGCGAGGGATGCAAGAGACAGGAGGTAGGAGACTTAAGCGTTCAGTGCATATCAAACAAAGTACAATACGTTTTATCAGACCTGATGAACTAGAACATCTCTACAAAATCGAACTTATCTCAGAATATGTTAAAACCAAAGTAAAAGAGATAGACAAATACAACAAAGAAAACAGTGTTGACAAATCATTGCTAATCAATGGACGTAATCTAACTAACATTGGCCTTTACAGGCAATATATTTATAATTATTTGAAGAGTCATCCAAAGGTCCACAAGGAATTATTACTTATAGTAAGACAACTTCAGCCTAATGAGAAAGGAATGCCACTTGAGTTATACTTTTTTACTGCAACTACTGCATGGGTTGAATATGAAGCTATTGTATCCGATATTTTTGATCATATAACTTCTGCAGCGGTCTATTTTGAACTTGAGTTGTTTGAAGATCTTTCGAATGATTAA
- a CDS encoding 3-oxoacyl-ACP synthase III family protein — protein MKKIYSVFTGTGSYVPTKQIKNDFFHSNEFYDSTGKKLDTPNEEITRKFEEITTIAERRYAEDDQVTSDLALIASNKAIESAGIDKEELDYIIFAHNFGETRVDDIQIDVLPTMAARLKQKLGIRNPSAIAYDVLFGCPGWVQAVIQADYYIKSGDAKKILVVGADVLSRISDPHDRDSMIYADGAGAAIMEARESETPIGILGHNSRSDALDYAKMLYMGYSYEPGLAKKKVHFLKMNGRRLYQYALSNVPNAIKAGLDKLNLNITDISKVLIHQANGKMDDAILKRLFELYNINEVPEYIMPMTISWLGNSSVATVPTLLDMIIRDTMDDHQLESGDIIVLASVGAGMNINNVVYKLP, from the coding sequence ATGAAGAAAATATATAGTGTATTTACGGGAACAGGGAGTTATGTTCCAACTAAACAAATTAAGAATGATTTCTTTCACTCAAATGAATTTTATGATTCAACTGGGAAGAAGTTAGATACTCCTAATGAAGAAATTACCCGTAAATTTGAAGAAATTACGACTATTGCAGAAAGGCGATATGCAGAAGATGATCAAGTCACTTCAGATCTTGCACTTATTGCATCTAATAAAGCTATTGAATCTGCAGGTATAGATAAAGAAGAACTAGACTATATAATTTTTGCACACAATTTCGGAGAAACCAGAGTTGATGATATTCAAATAGATGTTTTACCAACGATGGCTGCAAGATTAAAGCAGAAACTAGGCATTAGAAACCCTTCCGCAATTGCATACGATGTGTTGTTTGGATGTCCAGGCTGGGTTCAGGCAGTTATTCAGGCAGACTACTATATCAAATCAGGAGATGCTAAAAAAATACTAGTTGTTGGGGCCGATGTACTCTCACGTATTTCAGATCCTCACGATCGTGATAGTATGATTTATGCAGATGGAGCAGGAGCAGCTATTATGGAAGCAAGAGAGAGCGAGACCCCGATAGGTATTCTTGGCCATAATTCACGTAGTGATGCATTGGATTATGCAAAAATGCTTTATATGGGATATTCATATGAACCAGGACTTGCAAAGAAAAAAGTGCATTTTCTAAAAATGAATGGTCGCAGACTATATCAATATGCATTGTCAAACGTACCAAATGCAATTAAGGCAGGCCTTGATAAATTAAACTTAAATATCACTGATATAAGTAAAGTTTTGATTCATCAGGCAAACGGAAAAATGGACGATGCAATCTTGAAGCGTTTGTTTGAGCTATATAATATTAATGAAGTTCCTGAGTATATTATGCCAATGACAATCTCATGGCTTGGGAATTCCTCTGTAGCAACAGTTCCTACACTACTGGATATGATTATTCGAGATACAATGGACGATCATCAACTTGAGAGTGGTGATATTATTGTATTAGCTTCCGTTGGTGCAGGTATGAATATAAACAACGTTGTTTATAAACTCCCATAA
- a CDS encoding GNAT family N-acetyltransferase, producing the protein MYIERITQIDESIVDAFKKLMPQLTGRDEYPSYDELNKVIESDNVHLCLAYDENKRVIGTVTVVFVTIPTGEKAWIEDVIVDKDERGKGLGTALIWHALQIARDKGVTKIDLTSHPSRIAANKLYQKLGFEKRESNVYRFNPDK; encoded by the coding sequence ATGTATATAGAAAGAATAACACAAATTGATGAAAGTATTGTTGATGCTTTTAAGAAATTAATGCCCCAACTAACAGGAAGAGATGAGTACCCATCATATGATGAACTTAATAAAGTTATTGAATCAGACAATGTTCATCTATGTCTTGCATATGATGAAAATAAAAGAGTGATTGGAACAGTAACAGTGGTATTTGTTACTATTCCTACAGGTGAAAAAGCATGGATTGAGGATGTAATTGTTGATAAAGATGAAAGAGGAAAAGGTCTTGGTACTGCTTTAATATGGCACGCATTACAAATTGCCCGCGATAAAGGAGTAACCAAGATTGACCTGACTTCACATCCCAGTCGTATAGCCGCAAATAAACTATATCAAAAATTAGGATTTGAGAAAAGAGAATCTAATGTTTACAGATTCAATCCTGATAAGTAG
- a CDS encoding alpha/beta hydrolase, with protein sequence MNKKIFIFFILVSYTVLSVAQETSYKTVLDIPYYDEITRQQNNSINERCNLDIYYPTNVKRFATIVWFHGGGLTAGNKEIPEALKNKDLCVIGVNYRLSPQAKAPDYIEDAAAAVAWVFKNIEEFGGDRSKVFVSGHSAGGYLTMMIGLNKEYLAKYKIDADSIAGLIPLSGQTITHFNIREGYGMKDTQPFVDKFAPLYHVRNSAPPLLLITGDRELEMLGRYEENAYLARMMKIVGHKDTRLIEIQGYGHDMTFPAFPLLIREVDQVLQLKK encoded by the coding sequence ATGAATAAAAAGATATTTATATTTTTCATACTTGTAAGTTACACAGTTTTATCTGTTGCACAGGAGACTAGTTATAAAACAGTTTTAGACATTCCGTATTACGATGAAATTACCAGACAACAAAATAATTCAATAAATGAGAGATGTAACTTAGATATATATTATCCCACAAACGTAAAAAGATTTGCCACTATTGTTTGGTTTCATGGAGGTGGACTTACAGCCGGAAATAAAGAAATACCTGAAGCACTTAAAAACAAAGATCTTTGTGTAATTGGTGTAAATTACAGACTTTCACCGCAGGCTAAAGCACCTGATTATATTGAAGATGCAGCCGCGGCTGTAGCATGGGTATTCAAAAATATAGAAGAATTTGGAGGAGACAGATCAAAAGTTTTTGTTTCAGGACATTCAGCAGGAGGATATTTGACAATGATGATTGGATTAAATAAAGAATACTTAGCAAAATATAAAATAGATGCCGACAGTATAGCCGGACTTATCCCTTTAAGTGGACAAACTATAACCCATTTTAATATCAGGGAAGGATATGGCATGAAAGATACACAGCCATTTGTAGATAAGTTTGCCCCACTTTATCATGTAAGGAATAGTGCACCTCCGTTATTACTGATTACCGGGGACCGTGAATTGGAGATGCTTGGAAGATATGAAGAGAATGCATATTTGGCACGAATGATGAAGATTGTAGGACATAAAGATACAAGACTTATTGAAATTCAAGGATATGGACATGACATGACGTTTCCTGCTTTCCCTTTATTAATAAGGGAAGTTGATCAAGTTTTGCAATTGAAAAAATAA
- the murQ gene encoding N-acetylmuramic acid 6-phosphate etherase produces MSFDKLTEQPSLYDNLENKTVEEILHEINLEDQKVALAVQKTIPQIEKLVTGIIERMKKGGRLFYIGAGTSGRLGVLDASEIPPTYGMPNTYVIGLIAGGDIALRNPVEAAEDDFEKGWEELKEFKINQNDVLVGIAASGTTPYVIGALRNARANGILTAAICCNPGSPVATEADIKIEPIVGPEYVTGSTRMKSGTAQKLVLNMISSTTMIKLGRVKGNRMVNMQLTNQKLVDRGTRMLVEELGLPYEQAKNLLILHGSVSNALKNFRQ; encoded by the coding sequence ATGTCATTTGATAAGCTAACAGAACAACCATCTCTTTACGACAATCTTGAAAATAAAACAGTTGAAGAGATACTTCATGAAATTAATTTAGAGGATCAGAAAGTAGCTTTAGCTGTTCAAAAAACAATACCGCAAATAGAGAAGCTGGTTACTGGTATCATTGAAAGAATGAAAAAAGGTGGACGTCTTTTCTATATAGGTGCAGGTACTAGCGGTAGACTTGGAGTATTGGATGCATCAGAAATTCCTCCAACCTATGGGATGCCAAACACCTATGTGATTGGATTGATTGCAGGAGGCGATATAGCTCTGCGAAATCCTGTTGAAGCTGCAGAAGATGATTTTGAAAAAGGATGGGAGGAATTAAAAGAGTTTAAGATTAATCAAAATGATGTTTTGGTTGGAATTGCAGCATCGGGTACAACACCCTATGTTATTGGAGCTTTACGCAACGCTCGTGCAAATGGAATTCTTACTGCAGCGATATGTTGTAATCCCGGATCACCTGTCGCAACAGAAGCAGATATAAAGATAGAACCAATTGTGGGACCTGAATACGTAACTGGAAGCACAAGGATGAAATCAGGTACAGCACAAAAATTGGTTTTGAACATGATTTCAAGTACAACAATGATTAAACTTGGCAGAGTAAAAGGCAACAGAATGGTTAATATGCAGCTCACAAACCAGAAGTTAGTTGACAGAGGTACACGTATGTTAGTTGAAGAACTAGGTCTACCCTATGAACAGGCTAAAAATTTATTGATATTACATGGTTCAGTTAGTAACGCATTGAAAAACTTCAGACAATAA
- a CDS encoding ATPase gives MKRLIADSGATKTDWCLIKGNEILKHYSGKGISPVFQTEDQISNEIHNNVFPEFKEWNISKIHFYGSGCIAENIPIVKNAIFKIFPIETIEVYSDLIAAAHSLCGHKPGIACILGTGSNSCEWDGNRIINQISPLGFILGDEGSGAYIGKKLIGDALKNQLTPGLKELLLDEYELTPSIIIDKVYRQPFPSRFLASLSPFISKHLDDESIRQIVINSFNDFFKRNIMQYNFSEKSVNFVGSIAWYYSDILKETAQLNGIITGKILKSPMIGLIEYYSKTL, from the coding sequence TTGAAAAGATTAATTGCAGATAGTGGCGCAACTAAGACTGATTGGTGCCTCATAAAAGGAAATGAAATATTAAAACATTATTCAGGAAAAGGAATAAGTCCGGTATTTCAAACAGAAGACCAAATATCAAATGAAATTCATAATAATGTTTTTCCTGAGTTCAAAGAGTGGAATATTAGTAAAATTCATTTTTATGGTTCTGGATGCATAGCTGAAAATATTCCTATTGTAAAGAATGCAATTTTTAAGATATTCCCTATTGAGACTATCGAAGTTTATAGTGATCTGATTGCAGCCGCACATAGTTTATGTGGCCATAAACCTGGAATTGCATGTATATTAGGTACTGGAAGTAATTCCTGTGAGTGGGATGGTAATAGAATAATAAATCAGATCTCACCTCTAGGATTTATTTTAGGAGATGAAGGCAGTGGTGCCTATATAGGTAAAAAATTGATCGGAGATGCTTTAAAAAATCAATTGACACCAGGATTAAAAGAGTTGTTACTAGACGAATATGAACTAACTCCCTCAATCATTATCGACAAAGTTTACCGCCAACCCTTTCCAAGTCGTTTTTTGGCAAGCCTATCACCATTTATTAGTAAACATCTGGATGATGAGTCTATCAGGCAGATTGTAATTAATAGCTTTAATGACTTTTTCAAAAGAAATATCATGCAGTATAATTTTAGTGAAAAGAGTGTTAACTTTGTGGGTTCCATTGCCTGGTATTATTCGGATATATTAAAAGAAACTGCACAATTAAATGGAATTATTACAGGAAAGATATTGAAATCCCCTATGATCGGTTTAATTGAGTATTATTCAAAAACACTTTAA
- a CDS encoding acyltransferase family protein: MNKITFPHQSGRLLSLDILRGITIAGMIMVNNPGSWNYIYTPLGHAHWHGLTPTDLVFPFFMFIMGVSTYMSLRKFDFEPSGAAIWKVVRRTILIFLIGLALGWFGQLCRGLASSESFIEAAGHFDTIRILGVLQRLALAYGFASLIALLFKERHIILTISILLIGYYFLLLVGNGYEMSEQNIISVVDRAILGENHMISDWTEEGVKIAFEPEGLLSTIPSIAHVLIGFLFGGLIIKHKDNHTRVEKLLIWGTVLAFSGLLFSYNCPINKKIWSPTFVLTTTGFAAQLLGLLIWIIDINQNKKWSRFFHAFGVNPLIVYVFAGVMANLLLNIKVSWQGEIIPIKNYIYSTLIQPWAGNYFGSLLYALLFVSACWLFGYILYKRNIYIKI; encoded by the coding sequence ATGAATAAAATTACATTTCCACATCAAAGTGGCAGACTATTATCACTGGATATACTTAGAGGAATTACAATAGCCGGTATGATTATGGTAAATAATCCCGGATCGTGGAATTATATTTACACACCACTTGGTCATGCTCATTGGCACGGTCTTACTCCAACCGATCTTGTATTTCCGTTTTTTATGTTTATTATGGGTGTATCTACATACATGTCCCTAAGAAAATTCGATTTCGAACCATCAGGCGCTGCAATATGGAAAGTAGTACGTCGCACGATATTAATTTTTTTAATTGGACTTGCATTGGGATGGTTTGGACAACTTTGCAGGGGACTTGCATCAAGTGAATCATTTATTGAGGCTGCCGGTCATTTTGATACAATTAGAATTCTTGGAGTTTTACAGCGGCTTGCTCTTGCATATGGATTTGCATCACTGATAGCGCTTCTTTTTAAAGAAAGGCATATCATATTGACCATTTCTATACTATTGATTGGGTATTATTTTTTGCTGTTGGTTGGTAACGGATATGAGATGTCGGAACAGAATATAATTTCTGTTGTTGACAGAGCAATATTAGGAGAAAACCATATGATAAGTGATTGGACAGAAGAGGGTGTTAAAATAGCATTTGAGCCAGAAGGATTATTAAGTACAATTCCATCAATAGCCCATGTCCTTATTGGTTTTCTTTTTGGAGGTTTAATCATAAAACATAAAGATAATCATACAAGAGTAGAAAAGCTATTGATCTGGGGAACTGTTTTGGCTTTTTCCGGGCTGCTTTTTAGCTATAATTGTCCTATAAATAAAAAAATCTGGAGCCCTACTTTTGTTCTTACAACAACTGGTTTTGCAGCTCAATTGCTCGGTTTATTAATATGGATTATTGATATCAACCAAAATAAAAAATGGAGTCGATTTTTCCATGCTTTTGGAGTTAACCCTCTGATAGTTTATGTCTTTGCCGGGGTTATGGCAAATCTTTTATTAAATATTAAAGTTAGCTGGCAAGGCGAAATTATACCAATTAAGAATTATATATACAGCACTCTAATTCAACCATGGGCAGGTAATTATTTTGGATCGTTATTATACGCTCTCTTATTTGTATCAGCTTGTTGGTTGTTTGGCTATATTTTATATAAGAGAAATATATACATAAAGATTTAA
- a CDS encoding exo-beta-N-acetylmuramidase NamZ family protein — MKINNIILLVTVIGFIFCTSSFAQDIKIKTGIEVLKNDNFKQLRGKRVGLITNPTGVDDNLRSTIDILHEANGVELVALYGPEHGVRGDVHAGDKVSDFNDPNTGVPVYSLYGSTRKPTSEMLEGIDVLVYDIQDIGCRSYTYISTMYLAMQAASENNIEFMVLDRPNPLGGQKIEGNLVEDGFISFVSQLKIPYIYGLTCGELAEMINGEGMLENPCKLSVIKMKKWKRKMKFEDTGLPWVPTSPHIPFYHSAYYYPVTGILGELGYVSIGVGYTLPFEIVAAEWINAEEFAAALNSKSLSGVNFRPIHLKPYYSVGQGENFQGVQIYITDFSKVRLSDIQFHIMEVAAKLFPDKKVFDHASENRYNMFDKVCGSDKIRIEFSKNHSYKDISRHWTKDEDYFRKLSKKYYLYK; from the coding sequence ATGAAAATAAATAATATTATATTGCTAGTTACAGTTATTGGATTTATATTTTGCACATCATCTTTTGCTCAAGATATAAAGATTAAGACAGGAATTGAGGTTCTTAAAAATGATAACTTTAAACAACTACGAGGAAAACGAGTGGGATTAATTACAAACCCTACAGGAGTTGATGACAACTTAAGATCAACTATAGATATTCTACACGAGGCTAATGGTGTGGAATTGGTTGCGCTTTATGGACCTGAACATGGGGTACGAGGTGATGTTCATGCAGGAGACAAAGTATCCGATTTTAACGATCCGAATACTGGAGTACCTGTCTATTCTCTGTATGGTTCTACAAGAAAACCAACTTCTGAAATGCTTGAGGGGATTGACGTATTAGTCTATGATATACAGGATATTGGTTGTCGCTCGTACACATACATTTCTACTATGTACCTGGCAATGCAGGCTGCTTCAGAAAATAATATCGAGTTTATGGTACTTGACCGTCCAAACCCCTTAGGTGGACAAAAAATTGAAGGTAACCTTGTTGAGGATGGCTTCATTTCATTTGTAAGTCAGCTTAAGATACCATATATATATGGACTTACATGCGGTGAGTTAGCCGAGATGATTAACGGTGAAGGTATGTTAGAAAATCCCTGTAAATTGTCTGTAATTAAGATGAAAAAATGGAAAAGAAAAATGAAATTTGAAGATACCGGCTTGCCTTGGGTCCCAACCTCACCTCATATACCATTCTATCACTCTGCCTACTATTATCCTGTTACAGGAATATTGGGTGAACTAGGTTATGTATCAATAGGTGTTGGTTATACCCTACCTTTTGAAATTGTTGCCGCCGAATGGATAAATGCAGAGGAATTTGCCGCTGCCCTTAATTCTAAAAGTCTATCTGGAGTTAATTTTCGTCCAATTCATTTAAAGCCCTACTATTCTGTTGGCCAAGGTGAGAATTTTCAGGGAGTCCAAATATATATTACCGATTTCTCCAAAGTTCGCCTCTCAGATATTCAGTTTCACATCATGGAAGTGGCAGCTAAACTATTTCCCGATAAGAAAGTTTTTGATCATGCTTCAGAAAATCGGTACAATATGTTTGACAAAGTATGCGGAAGCGATAAAATCAGAATTGAATTTTCAAAGAACCATTCCTATAAAGATATAAGCAGACATTGGACTAAAGATGAAGATTACTTTAGAAAGCTTTCAAAAAAATATTATCTTTATAAATAA